One region of Lactobacillus johnsonii genomic DNA includes:
- a CDS encoding transcriptional regulator gives MASDHNFEELEAPAKTAEELHISVATLRKYSLIVEKVTGNKDYYERTKQKSRLYSAKDIEDLKAFRTLSKNADLTLQEAARQIFAVSDKKTEEVKKAAKMQKSVATNTATVDADQVVKLLTMLQNTIASQNKAIEDLQKQVARVEAQNRKLIDRSHQLAEPESEDSKEKANNKDQEAAKEITEEQKSEQEAHEEILKKARENEEKRRKQQVEENIHRTLAQMQIRPKKKHHWWDRFFK, from the coding sequence ATGGCAAGCGACCATAATTTTGAAGAACTTGAGGCCCCAGCAAAAACGGCAGAAGAACTTCATATTAGCGTAGCAACATTAAGAAAGTATTCTTTAATCGTGGAAAAGGTTACTGGAAATAAAGATTACTATGAAAGAACCAAGCAAAAGTCTCGCTTGTACTCGGCAAAGGATATTGAAGATTTAAAAGCTTTTAGAACATTGTCTAAAAATGCGGATTTAACCTTGCAAGAAGCAGCTAGACAAATCTTTGCAGTAAGCGATAAGAAAACTGAAGAAGTTAAAAAAGCAGCAAAAATGCAAAAATCAGTTGCTACTAATACTGCCACTGTTGATGCTGATCAAGTAGTAAAACTTTTAACAATGCTACAAAATACTATTGCAAGTCAGAATAAAGCAATTGAAGATTTGCAGAAGCAGGTAGCGCGTGTTGAAGCTCAAAATAGAAAATTAATTGATCGTTCACACCAATTAGCTGAGCCGGAATCAGAAGATTCTAAAGAAAAAGCTAATAATAAAGATCAGGAAGCTGCCAAAGAGATTACTGAAGAACAAAAAAGTGAGCAAGAGGCTCATGAAGAAATTTTAAAAAAAGCTAGAGAGAACGAAGAAAAGCGTCGTAAGCAACAGGTAGAAGAAAATATTCATCGTACCCTAGCTCAAATGCAAATTCGTCCTAAGAAAAAACACCATTGGTGGGATCGCTTTTTCAAGTAA
- a CDS encoding alpha/beta hydrolase, producing MKIENLTLTNFNGREFNVTYYSLQDNPQLLLKKRPLMLVFPGGSFDHLSLREGEPVALAYAAHGFDAAIVSYNLTTDPGRIYPDAALSGLTAVAYFRKNSEKLGLAKDRIMTIGFSAGGHVVSSMNVMAESQKWQSEYHFEHDKVSPNATILGYPLINIKDIGFPLPSYAKEKMPSAKDLLDTAVGVTPQTPPTFIFQAVDDPVVLIDNTIEYITALRKNRVRFEAHLFNKGGHGFSLATPELATKERKADAHLAHWFELSLEWLKDRKIYVWFHVKQKHI from the coding sequence ATGAAAATAGAGAATTTAACGTTAACAAATTTTAATGGTCGTGAATTTAACGTTACTTATTATAGTTTGCAAGATAATCCGCAACTTCTCCTAAAGAAAAGACCACTAATGTTAGTCTTTCCAGGTGGTAGTTTTGATCATTTATCATTAAGAGAGGGAGAACCAGTTGCACTAGCTTATGCAGCTCATGGATTTGATGCAGCAATAGTGTCATATAATTTAACTACCGATCCTGGCAGAATTTATCCTGACGCGGCTTTATCTGGTTTAACTGCTGTTGCATACTTTAGAAAAAACAGTGAGAAGTTAGGGCTTGCTAAAGATAGAATTATGACAATTGGTTTCTCAGCCGGCGGCCATGTTGTTAGTTCGATGAATGTAATGGCAGAAAGTCAAAAATGGCAGTCTGAATATCATTTTGAGCATGATAAAGTATCACCAAATGCGACTATTTTAGGTTATCCGTTAATTAATATTAAAGACATTGGTTTTCCTTTACCTTCTTATGCTAAGGAAAAAATGCCAAGTGCAAAAGATTTACTCGATACAGCGGTCGGAGTTACTCCCCAAACCCCACCTACTTTTATTTTTCAGGCAGTAGATGATCCGGTTGTCTTAATTGATAATACGATTGAATATATTACTGCATTAAGAAAAAATAGAGTTCGCTTTGAGGCCCATTTGTTTAATAAGGGTGGACATGGTTTTTCTCTTGCTACTCCTGAGTTAGCTACTAAAGAACGTAAAGCTGACGCGCATCTTGCTCATTGGTTTGAATTGAGCCTTGAATGGTTGAAAGATAGAAAAATTTACGTTTGGTTTCACGTGAAACAAAAACATATATAG
- a CDS encoding cation:proton antiporter encodes MELMISTFTLAIAAAISIIIAQAIDKVSVNYVSMIIGIIIGLIPLLNSQVASFDSEIFMELIVAPLLFFEGQKTRIHNIGRRIKEIIGLTVIMVLLALIISGFSIYLFTSISLPLAFIIGSISTPTDATASEAVTNGLRMPRRVTSSLKAESLFNDASGIILLNMSLLWFANGYINYGQTIHDFFVSSLGGAVLGFAVAWIIIIFRQSLIRSRFNSLNAQNLIYILTPLALYALAEDLHVSGIIAVVVAGLLHNAESQQSLLLNSRQIHMGRDLQNLISDIFNSMVFIILGLMMVRISRNKLFNGDLAKWILVGFIVYLANLLVRYVYGRLVIRYDRRESTVFSLGGIHGAVTLALALTISANFLGTKNYNLVIMSEAVLIILSMLVPTIVFQFILPHEVSDEEAHIVMEKIRNEMVKRALISVHKMYLPKRVKRHVIYTLLNQKRVVKTREYMRVLLKTIDQPNLTKSEQYLQRLAFFRAFAIEREYLEMIGQKESKYRTYILSLYNDVLLAESLIIESDDE; translated from the coding sequence ATGGAACTTATGATTTCAACTTTTACCCTAGCAATTGCTGCAGCAATTAGTATTATCATTGCCCAAGCAATTGATAAGGTATCTGTTAACTATGTGAGCATGATCATTGGGATAATTATTGGTCTTATTCCCTTATTAAATAGCCAAGTTGCTAGCTTTGATTCAGAAATTTTTATGGAATTGATCGTAGCTCCACTTTTATTTTTTGAAGGTCAAAAAACTAGAATTCATAATATTGGTAGAAGAATTAAGGAAATCATCGGATTAACTGTAATTATGGTTCTTCTGGCCTTAATAATCAGTGGATTCAGTATTTATTTATTCACTAGCATTAGTCTTCCACTAGCCTTTATCATTGGTAGTATCAGTACTCCAACGGACGCAACGGCAAGTGAAGCCGTAACTAATGGTTTACGAATGCCTAGACGGGTAACTTCCTCCCTAAAAGCTGAGTCACTTTTTAATGATGCTTCGGGAATCATTTTACTGAATATGAGCTTGCTATGGTTTGCCAATGGTTACATCAATTATGGGCAAACCATTCATGACTTCTTTGTTTCTTCATTAGGTGGAGCAGTATTAGGTTTTGCAGTCGCTTGGATAATCATTATTTTTCGTCAAAGTCTCATCAGATCACGATTTAATTCTTTAAATGCACAGAATTTAATTTATATCCTTACCCCGCTAGCACTTTATGCGTTAGCAGAAGATTTACATGTTTCGGGAATTATTGCCGTTGTGGTTGCTGGCTTATTACATAATGCAGAATCTCAGCAAAGTTTACTTCTTAATTCAAGACAAATCCATATGGGACGAGACTTGCAAAATCTTATTTCAGATATTTTCAACAGTATGGTTTTTATCATTTTGGGACTAATGATGGTCAGAATATCCCGAAATAAATTATTTAATGGTGACTTAGCCAAGTGGATTCTTGTTGGCTTCATTGTTTATCTCGCAAATTTACTTGTTCGTTATGTCTATGGACGTTTAGTTATTCGCTATGATCGACGAGAAAGTACTGTATTTTCACTTGGAGGTATTCATGGTGCTGTTACTCTTGCTCTAGCCTTAACAATTAGTGCTAACTTTTTAGGAACTAAAAACTACAATCTAGTTATTATGTCTGAAGCAGTTTTAATTATTTTGAGCATGCTTGTACCCACGATTGTATTTCAATTTATTCTTCCCCATGAAGTTAGTGATGAAGAAGCACACATTGTTATGGAGAAGATCCGTAATGAAATGGTTAAACGAGCTCTAATTTCAGTCCATAAAATGTACCTACCTAAAAGAGTTAAGCGCCATGTTATCTATACTTTACTCAATCAAAAAAGAGTTGTTAAAACACGAGAATACATGCGTGTGTTGCTAAAAACAATTGATCAGCCTAATCTAACTAAATCAGAACAGTATTTACAGCGTTTAGCATTTTTTAGAGCATTTGCTATTGAGCGTGAATATTTAGAAATGATTGGACAAAAAGAGAGTAAATATAGAACGTATATCTTAAGTCTGTATAACGACGTATTACTAGCTGAATCATTAATTATTGAATCTGATGATGAATAA
- a CDS encoding D-alanine--D-alanine ligase family protein, whose amino-acid sequence MTDKIKVGLIFGGNSSEYEVSIMSAHNIYEEIDTNKFDVYPMWITNDGYLADDADSRKVLDNPKMEVANPHKVANISNIIELKDRPEIDVFFPIVHGNLGEDGCLQGLFRVLDKPFVGDDVLAAAVTMDKEMTKILAQRAGVPVAKWIAVKRFEYNDPDNEKLDYEYVASQLGSDLFVKPSNQGSSVGVSHVTNEKEYKIALAEAFKYDDKVLVEETVHGTEVETAVLGNDKPIVAGVGQIINAKDSFYTYENKYDDDSTSTLEIPAKLPEGIVETVRKNALKVFQATECSGLARIDSMLRSEDNEVVLTEVNALPGFTNISMYPKLFEEIGIPYTDLITKLIDYAMERYDHKKTLLHKHD is encoded by the coding sequence ATGACTGACAAAATTAAGGTAGGTTTGATCTTCGGTGGAAATTCTTCAGAATATGAAGTTTCTATCATGTCTGCCCACAACATTTATGAAGAAATTGATACTAATAAATTTGATGTTTATCCAATGTGGATTACTAACGATGGATACTTAGCTGATGATGCAGATTCTCGCAAAGTATTAGATAATCCTAAAATGGAAGTAGCTAATCCTCATAAAGTAGCTAATATTTCTAACATTATTGAATTAAAAGATCGTCCTGAAATTGACGTATTTTTCCCAATTGTACACGGAAACTTAGGTGAAGATGGTTGTTTACAAGGACTATTTAGAGTTTTAGATAAGCCATTTGTTGGAGACGATGTTTTAGCAGCAGCTGTAACGATGGATAAGGAAATGACTAAGATCCTCGCTCAACGTGCTGGTGTTCCTGTAGCAAAATGGATTGCAGTTAAGCGTTTTGAATATAACGATCCAGATAACGAGAAGTTAGACTATGAATACGTAGCTAGCCAATTGGGATCAGATTTATTTGTTAAGCCTTCAAACCAAGGATCTTCAGTTGGTGTAAGTCATGTTACTAACGAAAAAGAATATAAGATTGCTTTAGCTGAAGCCTTTAAATACGATGATAAGGTTTTAGTTGAAGAAACTGTTCATGGTACTGAAGTAGAAACTGCTGTTTTAGGCAATGATAAACCAATCGTTGCTGGTGTTGGTCAAATTATTAACGCAAAAGATTCATTCTATACCTATGAAAATAAGTATGATGATGACTCAACATCAACTTTAGAAATTCCTGCTAAGCTTCCTGAGGGAATTGTTGAAACAGTTAGAAAGAATGCCTTAAAGGTGTTCCAAGCAACTGAATGTAGCGGCTTGGCTCGTATCGATTCGATGCTTCGTAGTGAAGATAATGAAGTTGTTCTAACAGAAGTAAATGCTCTTCCTGGTTTCACTAATATTAGTATGTATCCTAAGTTATTTGAAGAAATTGGAATTCCATACACTGACTTAATTACTAAATTAATTGATTACGCAATGGAACGCTACGATCATAAGAAGACTTTGTTACATAAACATGATTAA
- a CDS encoding YibE/F family protein: MKKNAKIWLSLAVLFVGIFFTLITYFSTAFASKPIAVITDRQITDTLVDKTKDNYENKDEVRQQNLHLKILSGKYKGKTFLVTNTYSPSQAVSQKYRPHQRVIVSFIKGKPKLVEPKRDWVVVLSMFLTISVIVLITGKQASLLLISMILNSIIFYFVIKSDVKENGTRIFLIYSIAAILFTFISLVIVQGFNQKMLVTLTATLLGVFVSFGIFYLVMRVTHERGIDYEAVDYATQDPRALFLSQTILGVLGAVMDEATDIVSSLYALAKHKSELTFKELFISGRTLGQEIMGPLINVLVLIFMAEALPMTILYLRDNNTLVYTFKYTLSLGVIQSLSSAIGIVLTVIFATLSSAVFLKNKKAEVVEK, from the coding sequence GTGAAGAAGAATGCGAAAATTTGGCTTAGTTTAGCAGTCTTATTTGTGGGAATATTTTTTACTCTAATTACCTATTTTTCAACTGCTTTTGCAAGTAAGCCAATTGCGGTCATTACTGATAGGCAAATAACAGATACATTAGTCGATAAGACAAAAGACAACTATGAAAACAAAGACGAGGTACGGCAACAAAATCTACATTTAAAAATTTTGTCTGGAAAATATAAGGGAAAGACATTTTTAGTTACTAATACTTATTCGCCGTCTCAAGCTGTTTCACAAAAGTATCGACCTCATCAACGTGTAATTGTTTCATTTATTAAAGGCAAACCTAAATTAGTTGAACCAAAACGTGACTGGGTTGTTGTTTTAAGCATGTTTTTGACGATTAGTGTAATTGTTTTAATTACAGGAAAACAGGCTAGTTTACTTTTAATTTCAATGATCTTAAATAGTATAATTTTTTATTTTGTAATTAAAAGTGATGTAAAGGAAAATGGAACAAGAATTTTCTTAATTTATAGTATTGCAGCAATTCTGTTTACTTTTATTTCTCTGGTAATAGTACAAGGCTTTAATCAAAAAATGCTGGTGACTTTAACTGCTACTTTGTTAGGAGTGTTTGTCTCTTTTGGCATCTTTTATTTAGTTATGAGAGTAACTCATGAGCGTGGAATTGACTATGAAGCAGTAGATTATGCTACTCAAGATCCTCGAGCTTTATTTTTATCTCAGACAATTCTAGGAGTTCTAGGAGCAGTAATGGATGAAGCTACTGATATTGTTTCTAGTCTTTATGCATTAGCAAAACATAAGTCAGAGCTAACATTTAAAGAGCTATTTATTAGCGGACGAACTCTAGGTCAAGAGATTATGGGGCCATTAATAAATGTACTAGTTTTAATTTTTATGGCCGAGGCCTTACCTATGACAATTTTGTATTTGAGAGATAATAATACTTTAGTCTATACCTTTAAATATACCCTTTCCTTAGGAGTCATCCAGAGTTTAAGCTCGGCAATCGGAATTGTACTGACAGTGATTTTTGCTACTCTATCTAGTGCTGTCTTTTTAAAAAACAAAAAAGCAGAGGTGGTAGAAAAATGA
- a CDS encoding DUF5110 domain-containing protein — MSEITNKQQPQHLSRLVHVAKGTRYYDLQFADGTRARLYIIAKGIFRLIVDPAAEFKPLTPSLTIAASNFSLRPFEDSQLLVTDETFTIKSGQFSLRLQKNPAIFSIFDDQLHRYRMMQSSPIELGSDHSSEFLRQNKNEFYYGGGMQNGSFSHKGKIIEIKNTNLTGPGAVACPEGFFWSNAGFAELRNTWKDGIYNFKSDDGTTAVITHQTPIFDNFYLLGDSPAGILRQYYKITGSPLFLPKYALGLGYLGNYLDTCWTAAKPQENSAIKFEDGNTYKIAHSNDDIVAKSSLNGEEQYQFSARAMIERYNSYHLPLSWFVPNYESKQDLNEDEMNNLVDFAKDQNVKIGFYGSLPTDAPANFLKFKTDPANFPNEKIMQDFAIASEPLIDKNQTNRPWAMASNGWSAIQTLATTANEGVGGEWEQIATEIASFLSMSLSGQPNVGSAIDGKEGGGNAQVNIRDLQWKVFTPLLYSIDNYGNIQKTPFAFNSKMTRITRAYLKLREKITPYLYTLTRAAQDGMPIVRPLFLAFPHERVNYTNQVKHEFMLGNNLLIAPITNGREDPSGASLKDNLYLPNHRTMWIDLFTGKKLIGGRIYDKLHYPLWHLPVYVRGGAILQESLRSALVYPQSKSSAILYEDDNQTNDYEKGHAATTQITSSVSGSNLHITVYPTEGSYTGLEEKQITNLTIMSDRYPGKVSLKLNDQFVPLTEYNDLDSFNKAEEGIFYQQDYMPCKEFGYFTGQLQPALRVKMPAVDIHDNKFELMIENFSYGSEVEQHAIIDSAMASPRSAAILTDRLTSKSITITWTNPTNLADKNIMADIEVNGIVHTNIDGNTFTFHELEPNTRYRFRIRNKFGNKVSDWSEYFGTHTKRDQMDYAISNVTVSSTGESEEDLPVENLTDLKLASEWLSKDQITKDSPLDLTFNFNHIYKLSRMVYVPRSRDRIGHVLRVQVAISKDGENFSDFSKEINWPNDAKNKVIGLRDVVAKSIKLRILATSDNLASGKEVLFFMAKE, encoded by the coding sequence ATGTCTGAAATTACTAACAAACAACAACCTCAACATTTAAGTCGTTTAGTCCACGTGGCTAAGGGTACTCGCTACTATGATTTGCAATTTGCAGATGGAACAAGAGCGCGTCTATACATTATTGCTAAAGGTATCTTTCGTTTAATCGTTGATCCAGCAGCAGAATTTAAGCCTTTAACTCCATCATTAACCATCGCAGCAAGTAACTTTAGTTTGCGTCCATTTGAAGATTCTCAGCTTTTAGTAACCGATGAGACTTTCACCATTAAAAGCGGTCAATTTTCACTTCGCTTGCAAAAGAATCCAGCTATCTTCAGTATTTTCGATGATCAACTACATCGCTACCGCATGATGCAAAGTAGTCCAATTGAACTGGGGAGCGATCATTCTAGCGAATTCTTACGTCAGAACAAAAACGAATTCTACTACGGTGGCGGGATGCAAAATGGAAGCTTCAGCCACAAAGGAAAAATTATCGAGATTAAAAATACTAATTTAACTGGTCCCGGTGCTGTTGCTTGTCCAGAAGGATTTTTCTGGTCAAATGCTGGTTTTGCAGAGTTGAGAAACACATGGAAAGATGGCATCTACAACTTTAAGAGTGATGACGGGACTACAGCAGTTATTACCCATCAAACTCCTATTTTTGATAATTTCTATCTTTTAGGAGATTCTCCAGCGGGAATATTGCGTCAGTACTATAAAATTACGGGGTCTCCTCTTTTCTTGCCAAAATATGCACTCGGTCTGGGTTATCTTGGTAACTACCTTGATACTTGTTGGACAGCAGCTAAACCTCAAGAAAATAGTGCAATTAAATTTGAAGACGGCAATACTTATAAAATTGCGCATAGCAATGATGATATTGTGGCCAAGTCCTCTCTTAATGGAGAAGAACAGTACCAATTTTCTGCTCGGGCAATGATTGAAAGGTACAATTCATATCATCTTCCACTTAGTTGGTTTGTTCCTAACTATGAAAGCAAACAAGACTTAAACGAAGATGAAATGAATAATTTAGTTGATTTTGCAAAAGATCAAAATGTAAAAATAGGATTCTATGGATCCCTGCCTACTGATGCACCAGCTAATTTTTTAAAGTTCAAGACTGATCCTGCTAATTTTCCTAATGAAAAAATAATGCAGGACTTTGCTATCGCTAGTGAACCTCTAATTGATAAAAATCAAACCAATCGTCCTTGGGCAATGGCAAGTAATGGCTGGAGTGCTATTCAAACTTTGGCTACTACTGCAAATGAAGGTGTTGGTGGTGAATGGGAACAAATTGCTACTGAAATTGCTAGCTTTTTAAGTATGTCTCTTTCTGGGCAGCCAAATGTAGGAAGTGCTATTGATGGAAAAGAAGGCGGCGGTAATGCACAAGTAAATATCCGTGACTTACAATGGAAAGTCTTTACTCCACTTCTTTATTCAATTGATAATTATGGTAATATCCAAAAAACACCATTTGCATTTAATTCAAAAATGACTAGAATTACTCGCGCCTATCTTAAACTTAGAGAAAAAATCACTCCATATCTCTATACTCTTACGCGCGCGGCTCAAGATGGAATGCCAATTGTTAGACCGCTCTTCTTAGCTTTCCCTCATGAACGAGTTAACTATACTAACCAAGTTAAACATGAATTTATGCTAGGAAATAACCTACTAATCGCTCCAATCACTAACGGGCGAGAAGATCCAAGTGGCGCTTCCCTAAAGGATAACCTCTACTTACCTAATCATCGAACAATGTGGATTGACCTCTTCACTGGTAAAAAACTAATTGGTGGTCGAATTTACGATAAGTTGCATTACCCACTCTGGCATCTTCCTGTATATGTACGCGGCGGTGCAATTTTACAAGAGTCATTAAGAAGTGCCCTTGTTTACCCACAAAGTAAAAGCTCAGCTATTTTATATGAAGATGACAATCAAACTAATGATTATGAAAAGGGTCATGCAGCTACCACACAAATCACTAGCTCTGTTAGCGGATCAAACCTTCATATTACTGTCTACCCAACTGAAGGCAGCTACACTGGTCTTGAAGAGAAACAAATTACTAATTTAACTATTATGTCTGATCGTTATCCTGGTAAAGTTTCTCTTAAACTAAACGATCAATTTGTTCCACTAACTGAATATAACGATCTTGATAGCTTTAACAAAGCTGAAGAAGGTATCTTCTACCAACAAGACTATATGCCATGCAAAGAATTTGGTTACTTTACTGGTCAACTGCAACCAGCTCTTAGAGTGAAGATGCCTGCTGTTGATATTCATGATAATAAGTTCGAGCTAATGATTGAAAACTTTAGCTACGGTAGTGAAGTAGAACAACATGCGATTATCGATTCAGCAATGGCTTCTCCAAGAAGTGCAGCAATTTTAACTGATCGCTTAACTTCAAAGAGCATTACTATTACCTGGACTAATCCAACTAATTTAGCAGATAAAAATATAATGGCCGATATCGAAGTTAACGGAATTGTTCATACTAATATTGACGGTAATACTTTTACTTTCCATGAGCTTGAACCTAATACACGCTACCGCTTCAGAATTAGAAATAAGTTCGGTAATAAAGTATCTGATTGGTCAGAATACTTTGGCACCCATACAAAGCGTGATCAGATGGATTATGCCATTTCAAATGTTACAGTTTCTAGTACGGGAGAAAGCGAAGAGGATTTACCAGTCGAAAATCTAACTGATCTTAAATTAGCTAGTGAGTGGCTTTCTAAAGATCAAATCACTAAAGATAGTCCTTTAGACTTAACTTTTAATTTCAACCATATTTATAAACTCAGCCGCATGGTTTATGTTCCTCGTTCACGTGATCGCATCGGTCATGTTTTACGTGTTCAAGTTGCTATTTCCAAAGACGGAGAAAACTTCAGCGACTTTAGTAAAGAAATTAATTGGCCAAATGATGCTAAAAACAAGGTAATTGGCTTAAGAGATGTAGTTGCTAAATCAATTAAACTTAGAATTTTGGCAACTTCCGATAATTTAGCCTCTGGAAAAGAAGTTCTATTCTTTATGGCAAAAGAATAA
- a CDS encoding GntR family transcriptional regulator, translating to MKKPLYQQVISDLEKKIKTEMKPNDRLPSERQLLKEYGVSRNTIRLALNDLEERGIIYRLHGKGTFVSTIYLDQTNLGSMYSFSEQMSEAGHKPTTQNRTLELVTPEEDVANQLNLKTGEKAYKLVRLRLADGVPLMYGETYLPEKIFPDLKMSDLEENLYTVMKQKYNEQSILAFEDVQAVNLDEKDSKILGVKPGDASLKIFRRAINDKNVPIEFTISLARGDRFIYRSRQYNHLV from the coding sequence ATGAAAAAACCACTTTATCAGCAAGTTATTTCAGATCTCGAAAAGAAAATTAAGACTGAAATGAAGCCAAATGATCGATTACCGAGTGAACGACAACTTTTGAAAGAGTATGGTGTTAGTCGAAATACGATTCGATTGGCATTAAATGATTTAGAAGAGCGCGGCATTATTTATCGATTGCATGGGAAAGGTACATTTGTTTCGACAATTTATCTAGATCAAACCAACTTGGGAAGTATGTATTCTTTTAGTGAGCAAATGTCTGAAGCAGGTCACAAGCCAACAACACAAAACCGCACATTAGAACTTGTGACACCTGAAGAAGATGTTGCAAATCAGCTTAATTTAAAAACTGGTGAGAAGGCATACAAATTAGTTAGGTTACGTCTAGCTGATGGAGTACCACTAATGTATGGAGAAACTTATTTACCTGAAAAAATTTTCCCCGATCTAAAAATGTCTGACCTAGAGGAGAACTTATATACAGTGATGAAGCAAAAATATAATGAACAAAGTATTCTTGCTTTTGAAGATGTACAAGCAGTTAACCTGGACGAAAAAGACAGCAAAATCTTGGGTGTTAAGCCTGGGGATGCAAGTTTGAAGATTTTTAGACGGGCAATCAATGATAAAAATGTACCGATCGAGTTCACTATTTCTCTTGCTAGAGGAGATAGATTCATATATCGATCACGTCAATACAATCATTTAGTTTAA
- a CDS encoding YibE/F family protein: MTTLTALLLILLVLMIIVGGKTGFKSYLSVVINACLLILVALLISWGVNIVLVGAIFIPLKLLTIIYLGTHDYTVAKNAFLTALCVSLIVMLIIILFENLAQTQGFGDQAGEELIGLSLNVGISFSQIAILVAIFSMLGAIAEASVAMSAGLLELKRHDPSITQKQLIRSGNEVGADVLGTAMNTILFGLFGSFLPIFIWYIRLNYSLFEILNDKLFVDEFLIIVYSFIGVLLTVPLTTIFLAHTLTNKENKK, from the coding sequence ATGACAACTTTAACTGCTCTTTTATTAATTCTTCTAGTATTAATGATTATAGTTGGAGGAAAAACTGGCTTTAAGAGTTATCTAAGTGTCGTTATCAATGCCTGTTTACTGATTTTAGTTGCACTACTTATTTCCTGGGGAGTAAATATAGTATTGGTTGGAGCAATATTTATTCCTTTAAAGTTATTAACGATTATTTATTTAGGAACACATGATTATACTGTGGCTAAAAATGCCTTTTTAACTGCTCTGTGCGTGAGTTTAATTGTGATGTTGATAATTATCTTGTTTGAAAATTTAGCGCAAACTCAAGGCTTTGGAGACCAGGCAGGGGAAGAATTAATTGGTTTATCATTAAATGTAGGAATTAGTTTTTCTCAAATTGCAATTTTAGTTGCAATCTTTTCAATGCTAGGAGCAATTGCGGAAGCTAGTGTTGCAATGAGTGCGGGCTTGCTTGAGTTAAAGCGACATGATCCTAGCATTACACAAAAGCAATTAATTAGAAGCGGGAATGAAGTTGGAGCGGATGTACTAGGAACGGCCATGAATACCATTTTATTTGGTTTATTTGGCAGTTTTTTACCAATATTTATTTGGTATATAAGACTAAATTATTCCTTATTTGAAATTTTAAATGATAAACTTTTTGTGGATGAGTTTTTAATTATTGTATATTCGTTTATTGGTGTGCTTTTAACGGTACCATTAACTACAATATTCTTAGCACATACTTTAACAAATAAAGAAAATAAAAAGTAG